The proteins below are encoded in one region of Sphingobium yanoikuyae:
- the sseA gene encoding 3-mercaptopyruvate sulfurtransferase: MDILVSTDWLAGEIGKPDLVILDASLFLPGTPRDPRAEFDAAHIPGAAFMDLPRLSDPADPVPGQLPPDALMTQRMQALGVNADSRIVVYDNSPTHSAARGWWMMRVYGLGASAAILDGGLPKWLAEGRPVESGTHAIAPGNTVARLDRTQVRNKADILANLDSGTAQLLDARGAGRFTGAEAEPRPGMASGHIPGSRNIPSSAFFAADNSLKQGEELRRLLLDAGTDLDRPIITTCGSGVTAAIILAALETLGKRDVSLYDGSWSEWGFDPATPKATGPAT; encoded by the coding sequence ATGGACATTCTCGTTTCCACCGACTGGCTGGCCGGCGAAATCGGCAAGCCCGATCTCGTCATTCTCGACGCCAGCCTGTTTCTGCCCGGCACGCCGCGCGACCCGCGCGCCGAGTTCGACGCGGCCCATATTCCCGGCGCCGCCTTTATGGACCTGCCGCGCCTCAGCGATCCCGCCGATCCGGTGCCGGGCCAGTTGCCGCCCGACGCGCTGATGACGCAGCGCATGCAGGCACTGGGCGTCAACGCCGACAGCCGCATCGTCGTCTATGACAATAGCCCGACCCACAGCGCGGCGCGCGGCTGGTGGATGATGCGCGTCTATGGCCTGGGCGCATCGGCTGCGATCCTGGACGGCGGGCTGCCCAAATGGCTCGCCGAAGGACGGCCGGTCGAAAGCGGCACGCACGCCATCGCGCCCGGCAATACCGTCGCCCGGCTCGACCGCACACAGGTGCGTAACAAGGCGGACATCCTCGCCAACCTCGACAGCGGCACGGCGCAGCTGCTCGACGCGCGCGGCGCGGGCCGTTTCACCGGCGCCGAAGCGGAACCCCGCCCCGGCATGGCGTCGGGCCATATTCCCGGCAGCCGCAACATCCCCTCCTCCGCCTTCTTCGCCGCCGACAACAGCCTGAAGCAGGGCGAGGAACTGCGCCGGCTGCTGCTCGACGCCGGCACCGATCTCGACCGGCCGATCATCACCACCTGCGGCAGCGGCGTGACCGCGGCGATCATCCTCGCAGCGCTCGAAACACTCGGGAAGCGCGACGTCAGCCTCTATGACGGCAGCTGGTCCGAATGGGGCTTCGATCCCGCCACGCCCAAGGCGACCGGGCCAGCCACATGA
- the queF gene encoding preQ(1) synthase: MTDTPLHLGRASTLPQRPEDAVLDYVPNPRPGKPYLVRFTAPEFTSLCPVTGQPDFAHLVIDYAPGATIVESKALKLFLGSFRNHAGFHEDCTVGIGERLFTEMQPIWLRIGGYWYPRGGIPIDVFWQSGEPPAGLWLPPQDVPGYRGRG; this comes from the coding sequence ATGACCGATACCCCGCTCCATCTCGGCCGCGCCAGCACCCTGCCGCAGCGGCCCGAGGACGCCGTCCTCGACTATGTCCCCAATCCCCGTCCGGGCAAGCCCTATCTGGTGCGCTTCACGGCGCCGGAATTCACCTCGCTCTGCCCGGTGACTGGCCAGCCCGATTTTGCGCATCTGGTGATCGACTATGCGCCCGGCGCGACGATCGTCGAATCCAAGGCGCTCAAGCTGTTCCTGGGCAGCTTCCGCAACCATGCCGGCTTCCACGAGGATTGCACCGTCGGCATCGGCGAGCGGCTGTTCACCGAAATGCAGCCGATCTGGCTGCGCATCGGCGGTTACTGGTATCCGCGCGGCGGCATCCCGATCGACGTCTTCTGGCAGTCGGGCGAACCGCCCGCCGGCCTGTGGCTGCCGCCGCAGGACGTGCCGGGCTATCGCGGCCGCGGCTGA
- a CDS encoding M1 family metallopeptidase translates to MPLSKILPFLMAAAPLAIAAPALAQTAPAGPAAGVTTQLPRGAAPSHYAIEVTPDAANLKFTGKVTIEVTVATAMPALVLNAADLTVSSVTLTPAKGKAITGTAKVDADAQTVSLDFGKPVQPGSYKLTMVYAGIINQQANGLFALDYTDNEGAAKRALFTQFEAPDARRFVPSFDEPSYKATFDLSAVVPADQLAVGNMPVKATKDIGGGKKLVTFGTSPKMSSYLLFFGLGELDRATKMAGNTEVGVITGRGNTGKAQLALDASAAILPYYNDYFGVPFPLPKLDNVAGPGQSQFFSAMENWGAIFTFERTLLVDPRFTSEETKRAIYEVAAHEMAHQWFGDLVTMAWWDDLWLNEGFASWMATKVTDKLNPEWEALLSRVDGRERAMSLDALKTTHPVVQKITTVDQVNQAFDAITYQKGEAVITMLEGYAGEDAWKAGIQSYMKQHAYGNTVTDDLWKAVEGAGAKGLVSIAHDFTSQPGIPLVKVESAQCQGGNTVLTLSQGEYSRDAKDKAPLKWNVPVKAQVQGGEPQRLILQGNGQITLPGCGAYVINAGQTGYYRSLYPAANIQALAKGFSQLSSMDQTGLMADNFQLALGGYQPIGLALDLVDAVPVNGSPAVLAEVPGYLKSSYDMLEGDAAAQAKVAAYASAKLTPALTAIGYDAKAGEGPQVPVLRTSLVATLGSMGDKGVVAEANRRFAALATNPAALDGPLRNVWLGIIAQNADQATWDKLRVMAKGAQSDLEKSTLYALLGKAKDEKLGQQALDLALTDEPGKTTSAAIIGQVGVAHPMLAVDYVLAHKAQYEALIDVSARSQALARLGGGSADPAMVTKLDAYATQYLTPESRKVVDRSIAAIKTRIETRSRLKAPTAAWFAAKK, encoded by the coding sequence ATGCCCTTGTCGAAAATCCTGCCGTTCCTGATGGCGGCCGCGCCGCTGGCGATCGCGGCGCCCGCGCTGGCCCAGACCGCGCCTGCCGGCCCCGCCGCCGGCGTCACCACCCAGCTGCCCCGTGGCGCTGCGCCCAGCCATTATGCGATCGAAGTGACGCCCGATGCGGCGAACCTCAAATTCACCGGCAAGGTGACGATCGAGGTCACCGTCGCCACCGCCATGCCGGCGCTGGTGCTCAACGCGGCCGACCTGACCGTTTCCAGCGTCACGCTGACCCCGGCCAAGGGCAAGGCGATCACCGGCACGGCCAAGGTGGATGCCGATGCCCAGACCGTCAGCCTCGACTTCGGCAAGCCGGTGCAGCCGGGCAGCTACAAGCTGACCATGGTCTATGCCGGCATCATCAACCAGCAGGCGAACGGCCTGTTCGCGCTCGACTATACCGACAATGAAGGCGCCGCGAAGCGCGCGCTCTTCACCCAGTTCGAGGCACCCGACGCCCGCCGTTTCGTGCCGAGCTTCGACGAGCCGAGCTACAAGGCGACGTTCGATCTCTCTGCCGTAGTGCCGGCGGACCAGCTGGCGGTCGGCAATATGCCGGTCAAGGCGACCAAGGACATCGGTGGCGGGAAAAAGCTGGTGACCTTCGGCACCAGCCCGAAAATGTCGTCCTATCTGCTCTTCTTCGGCCTGGGCGAACTGGACCGCGCGACCAAGATGGCGGGCAATACCGAAGTCGGCGTCATCACCGGCCGGGGCAATACCGGCAAGGCGCAACTGGCGCTCGACGCGTCGGCGGCGATCCTGCCCTATTATAACGACTATTTCGGCGTGCCCTTCCCGCTGCCCAAGCTCGACAATGTCGCGGGTCCGGGCCAGAGCCAGTTCTTCAGCGCGATGGAGAATTGGGGCGCGATCTTCACCTTCGAACGCACCCTGCTGGTCGATCCGCGCTTCACCTCGGAAGAGACCAAGCGCGCCATCTATGAAGTGGCCGCGCATGAAATGGCGCACCAGTGGTTCGGCGATCTCGTCACCATGGCCTGGTGGGACGATCTCTGGCTGAACGAGGGTTTTGCGAGCTGGATGGCGACCAAGGTCACCGACAAGCTGAACCCGGAATGGGAAGCCCTGCTGTCGCGCGTCGATGGCCGCGAGCGGGCGATGAGCCTTGATGCGCTCAAGACCACCCACCCGGTCGTGCAGAAGATCACCACCGTCGATCAGGTGAATCAGGCGTTCGACGCCATCACCTACCAGAAGGGCGAAGCGGTCATCACCATGCTCGAAGGCTATGCCGGCGAGGATGCGTGGAAGGCGGGCATCCAGTCCTACATGAAGCAACATGCCTATGGGAACACCGTCACCGACGATCTGTGGAAGGCGGTCGAGGGCGCGGGCGCCAAGGGGCTGGTCAGCATCGCGCATGATTTCACCAGCCAGCCGGGCATCCCGCTGGTCAAGGTGGAGAGCGCCCAGTGCCAGGGCGGCAACACCGTCCTGACGCTGAGCCAGGGCGAATATAGCCGCGACGCCAAGGACAAGGCGCCACTCAAGTGGAATGTGCCGGTCAAGGCGCAGGTGCAGGGCGGCGAGCCGCAGCGCCTGATCCTGCAGGGCAATGGCCAGATCACGCTGCCGGGCTGTGGCGCCTATGTGATCAATGCGGGCCAGACCGGCTATTATCGCTCGCTCTATCCCGCCGCCAATATCCAGGCACTGGCCAAGGGCTTCAGCCAGCTCTCCAGCATGGACCAGACCGGCCTGATGGCGGACAATTTCCAGCTGGCGCTGGGCGGATACCAGCCGATCGGCCTGGCGCTCGACCTGGTCGACGCGGTGCCGGTCAATGGCAGCCCGGCCGTGCTGGCCGAAGTGCCCGGCTATTTGAAGAGCAGCTATGACATGCTGGAGGGCGATGCCGCTGCCCAGGCGAAGGTCGCGGCCTATGCCTCGGCCAAGCTGACCCCGGCGCTGACGGCGATCGGCTATGATGCCAAGGCCGGCGAAGGGCCGCAGGTGCCGGTGCTGCGCACCAGCCTGGTCGCGACGCTGGGCAGCATGGGTGACAAGGGCGTGGTGGCCGAGGCCAACCGCCGCTTCGCCGCGCTGGCGACCAACCCGGCCGCGCTCGACGGACCGCTGCGCAATGTCTGGCTGGGCATCATTGCCCAGAATGCCGACCAGGCGACCTGGGACAAGCTGCGCGTGATGGCCAAGGGCGCGCAGAGCGACCTCGAAAAGAGCACGCTCTACGCGCTGCTCGGCAAGGCGAAGGACGAGAAGCTGGGCCAGCAGGCCCTGGATCTCGCTTTGACCGACGAGCCGGGCAAGACCACCAGCGCCGCGATCATCGGCCAGGTGGGCGTTGCCCATCCGATGCTGGCGGTCGACTATGTGCTGGCGCACAAGGCGCAATATGAGGCGCTGATCGACGTGTCGGCGCGCAGCCAGGCGCTGGCCCGCCTGGGCGGCGGATCGGCCGACCCGGCGATGGTGACCAAGCTGGACGCCTATGCGACCCAGTATCTGACGCCGGAATCGCGCAAGGTGGTCGATCGCTCGATCGCCGCGATCAAGACCCGGATCGAGACGCGCAGCCGCCTGAAGGCGCCGACCGCGGCCTGGTTCGCGGCGAAGAAATAA
- a CDS encoding NUDIX hydrolase — translation MNQTEPRVGCGAAILRDGKLLLVQRRREPEAGHWGLPGGKVDLLETMAAATEREIFEELGLTISACELLCLTDQIDAERGTHWVAPVYLVEDAQGEPVVKEPDALAACGWFALEALPQPLTLSTRAALAALQAR, via the coding sequence ATGAATCAGACGGAACCACGGGTCGGATGCGGCGCGGCGATCCTGCGCGACGGCAAGTTGCTGCTGGTGCAGCGACGGCGGGAGCCGGAAGCGGGGCATTGGGGCCTGCCGGGCGGCAAGGTCGACCTGCTGGAAACCATGGCCGCCGCCACCGAGCGCGAGATTTTCGAGGAACTGGGCCTGACGATCAGCGCGTGTGAATTGCTGTGCCTGACCGACCAGATCGATGCGGAGCGCGGCACGCATTGGGTCGCGCCGGTCTATCTGGTCGAGGATGCGCAGGGCGAACCGGTGGTGAAGGAGCCCGACGCGCTGGCGGCATGCGGCTGGTTCGCGCTGGAAGCGCTGCCGCAGCCGCTGACCCTGTCGACACGGGCGGCGCTGGCCGCCTTGCAGGCGCGATAA
- a CDS encoding phytase: MKPLALSLTSLLALTACTTAETEVPVEVRIANATPAVTVTARGETTPVGTPNADAADDPAIWRNAANPAASLIVGTDKKAGLYVYGLDGKTRDFLDAGRVNNVDLRDGVSINGQTGILVVASDRNDVANAKLALFRLDGVTAKLTALGKVDAGKGEAYGICLYKAPEATYAFIVLKDGTINQVALDASGATPTGRIVRSMKLGTQSEGCAVDDRTGILYVAEEDVGLWRFDARASGATTPTKIAAADGKNLVMDAEGVAIAQIGEKDGYVLVSSQGDNAYVAYRLSDDAYVGRFRVVDGAIGGSEETDGIELMLGDFGPAYPGGLFIAQDGHNAAAAQNFKLVAWDDIARALGLPN, encoded by the coding sequence ATGAAGCCCTTAGCCCTATCGCTCACCAGCCTTCTCGCGCTGACCGCCTGCACCACCGCCGAAACGGAAGTGCCGGTCGAAGTGCGTATCGCCAATGCGACCCCGGCCGTGACCGTCACCGCGCGCGGTGAAACCACGCCCGTCGGGACGCCCAATGCCGACGCGGCAGATGATCCGGCGATCTGGCGCAATGCCGCCAACCCGGCCGCCAGCCTGATCGTCGGCACCGACAAGAAGGCCGGCCTCTATGTCTATGGCCTGGACGGCAAGACGCGCGATTTCCTGGACGCCGGCCGGGTCAACAATGTCGATCTACGCGATGGCGTCAGCATCAATGGCCAGACCGGGATCCTGGTCGTGGCGTCGGACCGCAATGATGTGGCGAACGCCAAGCTCGCCCTGTTCCGCCTCGACGGCGTGACAGCGAAGTTGACAGCCCTCGGCAAGGTCGATGCCGGCAAGGGCGAGGCCTATGGCATCTGCCTGTACAAGGCGCCGGAGGCGACCTACGCCTTCATCGTGCTGAAGGACGGGACGATCAACCAGGTCGCGCTCGATGCGTCCGGCGCCACGCCGACCGGCAGGATCGTCCGCAGCATGAAGCTTGGCACCCAGTCGGAAGGCTGCGCCGTGGATGACCGCACCGGGATCCTCTATGTCGCGGAGGAAGATGTCGGCCTGTGGCGCTTCGACGCGCGCGCATCTGGCGCCACCACGCCCACGAAAATCGCGGCGGCCGACGGCAAGAATCTGGTCATGGATGCCGAAGGCGTCGCCATCGCCCAAATCGGCGAGAAGGACGGCTATGTCCTCGTGTCCAGCCAGGGCGACAATGCCTATGTGGCCTATCGTCTGTCCGACGACGCCTATGTCGGTCGCTTCCGCGTCGTCGATGGCGCCATTGGCGGGTCGGAGGAAACCGACGGCATCGAGCTGATGCTGGGCGATTTCGGCCCGGCCTATCCCGGTGGGCTGTTCATTGCGCAGGACGGCCATAACGCGGCGGCGGCGCAGAATTTCAAGCTGGTCGCCTGGGATGACATCGCCAGGGCATTGGGCCTGCCGAACTGA
- a CDS encoding purple acid phosphatase family protein has protein sequence MSRLFLTMLLMASAAPLSAQTAASPPVPRSAGTPYAARTLPDRIMLTPAADPSRGMAVAWRTDAAQTASEAQIAISVDGPTLEEEARTVTGPAGTAKDSANGPALYHQIRFDNLTPDTVYAYRLKGSAGWSEWLQFRTAAAQARPFRFLYLGDIQNGILTYASRVIRQAFHANGGIELVAHAGDLAAQRDDLDHDDEWGEFNQAGSYNWSIVPQLPATGNHEYVDVVKPDGSESRKLGPYFPLQFALPANGVPGLKTTYFIDYQGVRFIILDGTSAINLGTMAQQTAWLDATLASSKAKWNVVLFHQPVFTCARPQDTSEVKAAWKPVFDKRKVDLVLQGHDHCYSRLTSEAGREASAQARANGAIQGPVYLVSVTGSKMYGLNDRARTQPDKTAEATELYQVVDVDGDRLKFRTYTASGKLYDGFDLTKGADGNHLTNTSEPTIAVRTCTGNIGPDGGKCVARGK, from the coding sequence ATGTCCCGACTGTTCCTGACCATGCTGCTGATGGCGAGCGCCGCGCCGCTCTCCGCCCAGACCGCCGCCAGCCCGCCCGTGCCCCGCTCCGCCGGCACGCCCTATGCGGCGCGCACCCTGCCCGACCGGATCATGCTGACGCCCGCCGCCGACCCTTCGCGCGGCATGGCGGTCGCCTGGCGCACCGATGCCGCCCAGACCGCCAGCGAAGCGCAGATCGCCATCTCCGTCGACGGCCCGACGCTGGAGGAGGAGGCAAGGACCGTGACCGGTCCCGCCGGCACGGCCAAGGACAGCGCCAATGGCCCGGCGCTCTATCACCAGATCCGCTTCGACAATCTGACGCCTGATACCGTCTATGCCTATCGGCTGAAGGGCAGCGCGGGCTGGAGCGAGTGGCTACAATTCCGCACGGCGGCGGCGCAGGCCAGGCCGTTCCGCTTCCTCTATCTGGGCGACATCCAGAACGGTATCCTGACCTATGCCAGCCGCGTCATCCGCCAGGCTTTCCATGCCAATGGCGGGATCGAGCTGGTCGCCCATGCCGGCGATCTTGCCGCGCAGCGCGACGACCTCGACCATGATGACGAATGGGGCGAGTTCAACCAGGCCGGCAGCTATAACTGGTCGATCGTCCCGCAACTGCCCGCGACCGGCAATCATGAATATGTCGATGTGGTGAAGCCCGACGGCAGCGAAAGCCGCAAGCTCGGCCCCTATTTCCCGCTGCAGTTTGCGCTGCCCGCCAATGGCGTGCCGGGCCTCAAGACCACCTATTTTATCGATTATCAGGGGGTGCGCTTCATCATCCTCGATGGCACGTCGGCGATCAACCTCGGCACCATGGCGCAGCAGACCGCATGGCTCGACGCCACCCTGGCGTCCAGCAAGGCGAAATGGAATGTCGTGCTGTTCCACCAGCCCGTCTTCACCTGCGCCCGACCGCAGGACACGTCCGAGGTGAAGGCCGCGTGGAAGCCGGTGTTCGACAAGCGCAAGGTCGATCTGGTGCTGCAGGGCCATGACCATTGCTACAGCCGCCTGACGTCGGAAGCCGGGCGCGAGGCGTCGGCCCAGGCGCGGGCCAATGGCGCGATCCAAGGGCCGGTCTATCTCGTCTCGGTCACCGGCTCCAAAATGTATGGCCTCAACGACCGTGCCCGCACCCAGCCAGACAAGACGGCGGAAGCGACCGAACTCTATCAGGTCGTGGACGTGGATGGCGATCGCCTGAAATTCCGCACCTATACCGCGTCGGGCAAGCTCTATGACGGTTTCGACCTCACAAAGGGCGCGGATGGCAATCACCTGACCAACACCAGCGAACCCACCATCGCGGTGCGCACCTGTACCGGCAATATCGGCCCCGACGGCGGCAAATGCGTCGCGCGCGGCAAGTGA
- a CDS encoding OPT family oligopeptide transporter: protein MAELTLRGVILGALITLLFTAANVYLGLKIGLTFATSIPAAVISMAVLRLFATGTILENNIVQTIASAAGTLSAIIFVLPGLVIIGWWQGFPYWLSACTIALGGILGVMYSVPLRRALVTGSDLPYPEGVAAAEVLKVGAGSREGLEENKRGLAAIVMSSIAAAGFSIIAKTKILAEEAATFFKLGAGASSVSTSFSMALIGVGHLVGISVGAAMFVGLLISWVGIVPYLTSPLPAGADLADLVGTTFRMKARFIGAGTIGIAAIWTLLKILGPIISGIRSALNAAKVRKSGDAGTLDITERDLPIGIVFGTILASLVPIAVLLWIFAQGGPIAANPVPIIGLTLAYILVAGIVIASVCGYMAGLIGASNSPISGVGILAVLGASLILAAIYGSGHPEQSQALIAYALFTTAIVFGVATISNDNLQDLKTGQLVGATPWKQQIALVLGVLFGALVIPPVLDLLNSAFGFAGAPGAKATALPAPQAALISALAKGVLGGDLDWGLIGFGAGIGVVVVALDELLGKTGKMRLPPLAVGMGIYLPMALTLLIPVGAVIGHFYNRWSLRQANPEFAERMGVLMATGFIVGESLFGVAFAGIVASTDSDAPLALVGESHWAVPLSVLIFAGVIAALYARLRHWATAPLA from the coding sequence ATGGCGGAGCTGACGCTACGCGGCGTCATCCTGGGCGCGCTCATCACCCTGCTGTTCACCGCCGCGAACGTCTATTTGGGCCTCAAGATCGGCCTGACCTTCGCCACCTCGATCCCCGCCGCCGTCATCTCCATGGCGGTGCTGCGCCTGTTCGCCACCGGCACGATCCTGGAAAACAACATCGTCCAGACCATCGCATCGGCCGCTGGCACGCTCTCGGCGATCATCTTCGTGCTGCCGGGCCTGGTCATCATCGGCTGGTGGCAGGGCTTCCCCTATTGGCTGTCGGCCTGCACCATCGCGCTGGGCGGCATATTGGGCGTCATGTATTCGGTGCCGCTGCGCCGTGCGCTCGTCACCGGATCGGACCTGCCCTATCCCGAGGGCGTCGCCGCCGCCGAAGTGCTGAAAGTCGGCGCAGGTTCGCGCGAGGGTCTGGAAGAGAATAAGCGCGGCCTCGCCGCCATCGTCATGAGTTCGATCGCCGCCGCCGGCTTCTCGATCATCGCCAAGACCAAGATCCTAGCCGAGGAAGCCGCCACCTTCTTCAAGCTCGGCGCGGGCGCCAGCTCGGTCTCGACCAGCTTCTCGATGGCGCTGATCGGCGTCGGCCATCTGGTCGGCATCTCCGTCGGCGCCGCCATGTTCGTCGGCCTGCTCATCAGCTGGGTCGGCATCGTCCCCTATCTCACCAGCCCGCTGCCCGCCGGCGCGGACCTGGCCGACCTGGTCGGCACCACCTTCCGCATGAAGGCCCGCTTCATCGGTGCCGGCACGATCGGCATCGCCGCGATCTGGACCCTGCTCAAGATCCTCGGCCCGATCATCAGCGGCATCCGCTCCGCCCTCAACGCCGCCAAGGTCCGCAAGTCGGGCGATGCCGGCACGCTGGACATCACCGAACGCGATCTGCCGATCGGCATCGTCTTTGGCACCATCCTCGCCTCGCTGGTACCGATCGCCGTCTTGCTGTGGATCTTTGCCCAGGGCGGGCCGATCGCCGCCAATCCGGTGCCGATCATCGGCCTGACGCTGGCCTATATCCTGGTCGCCGGCATCGTCATCGCGTCGGTCTGCGGCTATATGGCGGGTCTTATCGGCGCGTCGAACAGCCCGATCTCGGGCGTGGGCATCCTCGCGGTGCTGGGCGCGTCGCTGATCCTCGCCGCCATCTATGGCTCGGGCCATCCCGAACAGAGCCAGGCGCTGATCGCCTATGCCCTGTTCACCACCGCGATCGTGTTCGGCGTCGCCACCATTTCCAACGATAACCTCCAAGACCTGAAGACCGGCCAGCTGGTCGGCGCGACGCCGTGGAAGCAGCAGATCGCACTGGTGCTGGGCGTGCTGTTCGGCGCGCTGGTGATCCCGCCGGTGCTTGACCTGCTGAACAGCGCCTTCGGCTTTGCCGGCGCGCCCGGCGCCAAGGCGACCGCCCTGCCCGCGCCGCAGGCCGCGCTCATTTCCGCGCTCGCCAAGGGCGTGCTGGGCGGCGATCTCGACTGGGGCCTGATCGGCTTTGGCGCCGGCATCGGCGTGGTCGTGGTCGCGCTGGACGAACTGCTCGGCAAGACCGGCAAGATGCGCCTGCCTCCGCTTGCTGTCGGCATGGGCATCTATCTGCCGATGGCGCTGACCCTGCTGATCCCGGTCGGCGCGGTGATCGGCCATTTCTACAATCGCTGGTCGCTGCGCCAGGCGAACCCGGAATTTGCCGAGCGCATGGGCGTGCTGATGGCGACCGGCTTCATCGTCGGCGAAAGCCTGTTCGGCGTCGCCTTTGCCGGCATCGTCGCCTCGACCGACAGCGACGCACCGTTGGCGCTGGTCGGCGAAAGCCATTGGGCGGTGCCGCTGTCGGTGCTGATCTTCGCCGGCGTGATCGCCGCCCTTTATGCGCGCCTGCGCCACTGGGCGACCGCACCGCTCGCCTGA
- a CDS encoding GDSL-type esterase/lipase family protein codes for MRMANISCARATGTEPRWRAALGLALLLAAAGPLQAAPLPTQAPAPDKVAVPNADPTFPFSNEIAAFAKAEAAGPPVADATLFLGSSSIRLWDIKGSFTDIGTVNRGFGGATTPDVLHYYKRLLPKAKPRSIIVYVGENDLAAGATPDKVARDVLTLLRQLRADYPRAHIAYLSLKPSPIRWTLWPQMAAVNMTVSARSKAMKFDYLDVGRPLLATDGLPDASLFRADGLHMNPRGYERWTRLVDAYLDHAVLADAGAGRDS; via the coding sequence ATGCGGATGGCAAATATCAGCTGCGCCCGCGCCACCGGCACTGAGCCGCGCTGGCGGGCGGCGCTGGGCCTTGCCCTTCTGCTCGCCGCGGCCGGGCCGTTGCAGGCTGCCCCGTTGCCGACGCAGGCCCCGGCGCCGGACAAGGTCGCGGTTCCCAATGCCGACCCGACCTTCCCCTTCTCCAACGAGATCGCCGCCTTTGCGAAAGCGGAAGCGGCCGGCCCGCCAGTCGCCGACGCCACGCTGTTCCTGGGCAGTTCCAGCATCCGCCTGTGGGACATCAAGGGCAGCTTCACCGATATCGGCACGGTCAATCGCGGCTTTGGCGGCGCGACCACGCCCGACGTGCTGCATTATTACAAGCGGCTGCTGCCCAAGGCCAAGCCACGCTCGATCATCGTCTATGTCGGCGAGAATGACCTGGCCGCCGGCGCCACGCCGGACAAGGTCGCGCGCGACGTGCTGACCCTGCTGCGCCAGCTCCGCGCCGACTATCCCAGGGCGCATATCGCCTATCTCTCGCTCAAGCCCAGCCCGATCCGCTGGACGCTCTGGCCCCAGATGGCGGCGGTCAACATGACCGTTTCGGCGCGCAGCAAGGCGATGAAGTTCGATTATCTCGATGTCGGCCGCCCCTTGCTCGCCACTGACGGCCTGCCCGATGCATCGCTGTTCCGTGCCGATGGTTTGCACATGAATCCGCGCGGTTACGAGCGCTGGACTAGGCTGGTCGACGCCTATCTGGACCATGCCGTGCTGGCGGATGCGGGCGCCGGCCGCGATTCCTGA
- the hspQ gene encoding heat shock protein HspQ: MKVTIQNIGTGITAPPVVHARFSIGDVLKHRSFGFRGVVFDIDPVFANSEEWYESIPEHARPDKQQPFYHLLAENGENSYVAYVSQQNLVADDSEEPVDHPAITGLFGDYADGKYQLRPRHRH; the protein is encoded by the coding sequence ATGAAAGTCACGATTCAGAATATCGGTACCGGCATCACCGCCCCGCCGGTCGTCCATGCCCGCTTCAGCATCGGCGATGTCCTCAAGCATCGCAGCTTCGGCTTTCGCGGCGTAGTGTTCGACATCGACCCGGTCTTCGCCAACAGCGAGGAATGGTATGAATCGATCCCCGAACATGCCCGGCCCGACAAGCAGCAACCCTTCTACCACCTGCTCGCCGAAAATGGCGAGAACAGCTATGTCGCCTATGTCAGCCAGCAGAATCTGGTGGCCGACGACAGCGAGGAGCCGGTCGATCACCCGGCGATCACCGGCCTGTTCGGCGATTATGCGGATGGCAAATATCAGCTGCGCCCGCGCCACCGGCACTGA